The Solirubrobacter pauli sequence CTCGGTCGTCATGAACCTCTCCACGCGCCGGCTGCACGTGGCCGCAGGTCCGCCCTGCAGCCACGAGCACCACGAGGTCACGCTGCCGACGCGCTCTTCTTCCGGTCGGCTCGCATCGACAGCAGCGCGGTGAGCGCGAGCGTCACGACGATCACCGACAGCGACAGCCAGATCGGCACGTGCCAGATGTCCACCAGGAGCATCTTCACGCCGATGAACGCGAGGATGAACGACAGGCCCTGGGTCAGGTAGATGAACTTGTCCATCAGGCCGACGAGCAGGAAGTAGAGCGCGCGCAGGCCGATCAGCGCGAAGGCGTTCGCGGCGAAGACGATGAACGGCTCCTGCGTGACCGCGAAGATCGCCGGGATCGAGTCGACCGCGAAGATGATGTCGGTCGTCGCGATCACGACGAAGACGGCCAGCAGCGGCGTCGCGATCCGCTTGCCGTTGACGCGCGTCCAGACCTTCTCGCCGTCGTACTCGTCGGTCATCTTCACGCGGGAGCGGATGAACTTGAGCGCCGGGTTGTGCTCGGGCTCGACCTCCGCGTCGTCGTGGCGGGCGAGCTTCCAGGCGGTGTAGAGCAGCAGCGCGCCGAAGAAGTAGAACGTGATGTGGAACGCGTCCAGCAGCGCGGCGCCGAGGATGATGAACACCAGGCGCAGCAGCAGCGCGAGGATGATGCCCCAGGCGAGCACCTTCGCCTGCGCGTGCTGTCCGGGTACCGCGAAGTAGGACAGGATCACCGCGAACACGAAGATGTTGTCCAGCGACAGCGAGCGCTCGAGCAGGTAGCCGGCGTAGAACTGCGAGCCGGCCTCGCCGCCCTGCCAGGCCCAGAACACCGCGCCGAAGATCAGCGCGACCGCGATCCAGCCGACCGACCAGATCGTGTTCTCACGCACGCTCGGGACGTGCCCGCGGGCGTAGATCACGAGGTCGAAGACCGCCATCACGACGATCACGCCCGCGAGGATCCCCCACGTGGCGAGGTTGATGTCCAGGTTCAGTTCAGGAGCGCTACTGGCGGCAAACACGGATTGTCCTTCTCCAGGCAGGTACGGGAGAAGGTTTCGTCCGCCGCAATCCGGCCGGTGGCGCCGGGCCTATCGGCCGTGCTGACGAACGCCACCCGTCGGGACTACTTCCCTTCCATGGGGACGATAGCTCATTGTCTTCTCACGAAGTGTGGTTCCGGCGTGACGTAGCTCGTCCGGGGCGTGCGCCGCGGTGGCGACCGCGCGCAGCCGCGAGGTGCCGTCGGGGACCGTCGGCGGGCGGATCGCCTGGACGAACACGCCCTCGTCCAGCGCCTCGGCGCACGCGGCCATGGCGTCGTCGGGGTCGCCGACCACGAGCGGCACGATCGGCATGGCGCTCACCTCGACGCCCAGCGCGGCTCGCAGCGCCCGCGCGTTCGCGTGCAGCCGCGCCATGAGCGGCGCATCCATCAGGTCGAGCGCCTTGAGCGCCGCCCCGATCGAGGGCGGCGGGAGCGCGGTCGAGTAGATCAGCGTGCGCGCCCGGTTGACCAGATAGTCGGCGACCTCGCGCGAGCAGCACACGAACGCGCCGTAGGAGCCGAGCGCCTTGCCCAGCGTCCCGATCGTGATCACGTGGTCCTGCAGGCCCAGCTCGTGCACGAGCCCACGGCCCTCGGCGCCGATCACGCCCGTCGCGTGCGCCTCGTCGACGATCACGCGCGCGCCGGTCTCGACCAGGGCGGCAAGATCGGCGGTGTCACCGTCCATGGAGAACACGGCGTCGGTGACGATCACGTCCGCGCCGCTGGGGATCTCGCCGTGCGCGTACACCTGCGTGCGCGCTCGCGCGAGCCGGCAGCCGTCGATGATCGAGGCGTGGTTGAGCGCGTCGGACGCGACCACGCCGTCGGTCGCCAGCGCCGCGATCACGCCCGTGTTGGCCAGGAAGCCGGAGCCGAACAGCAGGCACGCCTCGTAGCCCTTGAGCTCGGCCAGCCGCTCCTCGAGCTCGCGGTGGATGCTCATGTGGCCGCTCACGAGCTGGGACGAGCCGGCGCCCGCGCCCCAGCGCGCCGCCGCCTCACCCGCGGCTTCGGCCACGCGTGGGTCACCCGCCAGCCCGAGGTAGTCGTTCGAGCACAGCAGGAGCACGTCGCGGCCGTCCAGCGTCACCCGCGGCCCCTGCGCCGACTGCACCTCGCGCAGGAAGCGGCGCAGCTCCGGCGCTACGTCGGGCAGCTCACGCATTGCGCCTTGAAGCCGGTCGGGAGCACCTGGACCTTGAGCTTGCGCCCGCAGTGCACGCACCAGCGCGGCGGGTCCAGGGCCCGCACGCACGTCTCGTGCCCGGCCTCCTCGACCGTCTTCCCACACCCCGGGCAGTAGCTCACAGCGTCTTCGAGAGCTCCTTCACGGGCATCGACAGCTCGGCCAGCAGGTCGAGGTCCTCCTGCGGCGAGCGGCCGAGCGTCGTCAGGTAGTTGCCGACGATCACCGCGTTGATGCCACCGACCATGCCCTGGCGCGCGCCGAGGTCGCCGAGCGTGAGCTCGCGCCCGCCGGCGAAGCGCAGGATCGTGCGCGGGAGCGCGAGGCGGAAGGCGGCGATCGTGCGCAGCGCGTCCAGCGCCGGCACCGGCTCGAGCGACGCGAACGGCGTGCCCGGGCGCGGGTCGAGGAAGTTCAGCGGCACCTCGTCGGGGTTCAACGCGGCGAACTGCGCGGCCAGCTCGGCGCGCTGCTCGAGCGACTCGCCCATGCCGATGATGCCGCCGCAGCAGACCTCCATGCCCATCTCGCGCACGAGCTGCAGCGTCTCCCAGCGCTCCTCCCACGTGTGCGTGGTGACGACGTTGCCGAAGTGGCTGCGGGCCGTCTCGAGGTTGTGGTTGTAGCGGTGCACGCCGAGGTCGCGCAGCTCCTCGCCCTGCTCGCGGGTGAGGATGCCGAGCGAGCAGGCGACGTTGATGTCGACGTTGTCCGTGATGGCCTTGACGCCCTCGCGCACCTGGTCCATGAGCCGCTTGTCGGGCCCGCGCACGGCGGCGACGATGCAGAACTCGGTCGCGCCGGTGGCGGCCGTC is a genomic window containing:
- a CDS encoding aminotransferase class I/II-fold pyridoxal phosphate-dependent enzyme, with the protein product MRELPDVAPELRRFLREVQSAQGPRVTLDGRDVLLLCSNDYLGLAGDPRVAEAAGEAAARWGAGAGSSQLVSGHMSIHRELEERLAELKGYEACLLFGSGFLANTGVIAALATDGVVASDALNHASIIDGCRLARARTQVYAHGEIPSGADVIVTDAVFSMDGDTADLAALVETGARVIVDEAHATGVIGAEGRGLVHELGLQDHVITIGTLGKALGSYGAFVCCSREVADYLVNRARTLIYSTALPPPSIGAALKALDLMDAPLMARLHANARALRAALGVEVSAMPIVPLVVGDPDDAMAACAEALDEGVFVQAIRPPTVPDGTSRLRAVATAAHAPDELRHAGTTLREKTMSYRPHGREVVPTGGVRQHGR
- the bioB gene encoding biotin synthase BioB, with amino-acid sequence MILDIAREQVLERRIGLDEAQTLEVLRLPDERVDDALELAHEVRMRHCGPEVEVEGIVSIKTGGCPEDCHFCSQSGRFETPVRAVRLDIPSLVEAARETAATGATEFCIVAAVRGPDKRLMDQVREGVKAITDNVDINVACSLGILTREQGEELRDLGVHRYNHNLETARSHFGNVVTTHTWEERWETLQLVREMGMEVCCGGIIGMGESLEQRAELAAQFAALNPDEVPLNFLDPRPGTPFASLEPVPALDALRTIAAFRLALPRTILRFAGGRELTLGDLGARQGMVGGINAVIVGNYLTTLGRSPQEDLDLLAELSMPVKELSKTL
- a CDS encoding TerC family protein, which translates into the protein MFAASSAPELNLDINLATWGILAGVIVVMAVFDLVIYARGHVPSVRENTIWSVGWIAVALIFGAVFWAWQGGEAGSQFYAGYLLERSLSLDNIFVFAVILSYFAVPGQHAQAKVLAWGIILALLLRLVFIILGAALLDAFHITFYFFGALLLYTAWKLARHDDAEVEPEHNPALKFIRSRVKMTDEYDGEKVWTRVNGKRIATPLLAVFVVIATTDIIFAVDSIPAIFAVTQEPFIVFAANAFALIGLRALYFLLVGLMDKFIYLTQGLSFILAFIGVKMLLVDIWHVPIWLSLSVIVVTLALTALLSMRADRKKSASAA